In the Methylomonas rhizoryzae genome, one interval contains:
- the ftsL gene encoding cell division protein FtsL, giving the protein MDAVKNVFLGMLIAMLMVSALAVIYSKYQARILFIEIQKKEKQLDDYEVERGRLLLELSTLTEETRVEIEARQRLQLTLPAQNDIVYIRP; this is encoded by the coding sequence ATGGACGCCGTTAAAAACGTTTTTCTGGGTATGTTGATTGCGATGCTGATGGTATCCGCGCTGGCGGTCATTTACAGCAAGTATCAAGCGCGCATTTTGTTTATCGAAATTCAAAAAAAAGAAAAACAGTTGGACGATTACGAGGTTGAAAGAGGCCGCTTATTGTTGGAGCTGTCGACCTTGACCGAAGAAACGCGGGTGGAAATAGAAGCCAGACAACGTCTGCAACTCACCTTACCCGCTCAAAACGACATTGTTTACATCAGGCCGTAG
- the rsmH gene encoding 16S rRNA (cytosine(1402)-N(4))-methyltransferase RsmH produces the protein MHQSVLYQEALTGLRIKPDGIYVDCTFGRGGHSAGVLQQLGVSGRLLAIDRDPEAIRSAEACRLRSDPRFSLYHASFAELKAIAESLNLSGRVDGLLLDLGVSSPQLDTAERGFSFLREGPLDMRMDSSQGMTAADYLAQVEEQELVRVLFEYGEERFARRIAAAVVKERKHKPIRTTAELVALIEACVPFKEKHKHPATRSFQAIRIEINQELQQVQQILAQSAALLAHGGRLVVIAFHSLEDRIVKRFIKNESGNKTDPGRLPVKEQDIVKGQFKKIGAPIRAGSEELKTNPRARSAVMRVAEKL, from the coding sequence GTGCATCAATCCGTATTGTATCAAGAGGCTTTGACCGGTCTGCGCATCAAGCCCGACGGCATTTACGTCGATTGTACCTTTGGCCGCGGCGGGCATAGCGCCGGCGTGTTGCAGCAACTCGGGGTGTCCGGGCGGCTGTTGGCAATCGACAGAGATCCGGAAGCCATTCGCTCCGCCGAAGCATGCCGGTTACGAAGCGATCCGCGTTTCAGCTTGTATCACGCTAGTTTCGCCGAGCTGAAAGCGATTGCCGAAAGTCTGAATTTATCCGGGCGAGTAGACGGTTTGTTACTCGATCTGGGCGTTTCTTCGCCGCAGCTGGATACTGCGGAACGAGGTTTTAGTTTTTTGCGCGAAGGTCCGTTGGATATGCGTATGGACAGCAGTCAAGGCATGACGGCGGCCGATTATTTGGCGCAAGTCGAAGAGCAAGAGTTGGTGCGCGTGTTGTTCGAATATGGCGAAGAGCGATTTGCCCGGCGGATTGCCGCTGCCGTCGTCAAAGAACGCAAGCACAAACCGATTCGCACCACCGCCGAGTTGGTGGCATTAATCGAAGCCTGCGTGCCGTTCAAGGAAAAGCACAAACATCCGGCGACGCGCAGTTTTCAGGCAATACGCATAGAAATCAACCAGGAATTACAGCAAGTCCAGCAAATACTGGCGCAGAGCGCGGCGCTTTTGGCGCACGGCGGCAGATTGGTGGTCATTGCATTTCATTCTCTGGAAGACCGTATCGTTAAACGCTTTATTAAAAACGAATCAGGCAATAAAACCGATCCAGGCCGCTTACCGGTGAAAGAGCAAGATATTGTGAAAGGGCAGTTTAAAAAGATCGGCGCCCCGATTCGAGCCGGGAGTGAAGAACTGAAAACCAACCCCAGGGCGCGTAGCGCAGTGATGCGGGTTGCCGAGAAATTGTAA
- the mraZ gene encoding division/cell wall cluster transcriptional repressor MraZ, with amino-acid sequence MFRGISSISLDAKGRIAIPTRYRDELHECCERQMIVTLAVNEKCVGEPGCLWLYPLPEWEKLEQTINKLPTLNKAAGKLRRFLIGHASECEMDTQGRLLLPEKLREYANMDKQLYLVGQLNKFEIWNDVAWLQKQQEWMDGDDTEGLSDLEDLSF; translated from the coding sequence TTGTTTCGCGGCATAAGTTCAATCAGTTTGGATGCCAAAGGTCGTATTGCGATTCCCACGCGATACCGCGATGAATTGCATGAATGCTGCGAACGGCAAATGATCGTAACCCTGGCGGTAAACGAAAAATGCGTCGGCGAACCCGGTTGCCTGTGGCTATACCCCTTGCCCGAATGGGAAAAATTGGAACAAACCATTAACAAACTGCCGACGCTTAACAAAGCGGCCGGCAAATTGCGCCGGTTCTTGATCGGGCATGCCAGCGAATGCGAAATGGATACCCAAGGGCGTTTGTTATTGCCCGAGAAATTGCGCGAGTACGCCAACATGGACAAACAACTGTATTTGGTTGGCCAATTAAATAAATTCGAAATTTGGAACGATGTGGCTTGGTTGCAAAAGCAACAGGAATGGATGGACGGTGACGATACGGAAGGATTGAGCGATCTGGAAGACTTGTCGTTTTAG
- a CDS encoding LOG family protein, whose product MRIKSLCVYCGSSPGRNGDYLAAAEALAEEMVGRGIRLVYGGADVGVMGAVANAVLAAGGQVTGIIPEALVSKEVAHRNLTELHVTRSMHDRKAMMAELADAFVALPGGIGTLEEIFEIWTWAQLGLHQKPFGLLNVAGYYDKLIAFLDHVVEERFVKPPHRQALLVASAAAQLLDGFETYHPAEEPRWMTSEQI is encoded by the coding sequence ATGCGCATCAAATCCCTGTGTGTTTATTGCGGCTCCAGCCCGGGCCGTAACGGCGATTATCTGGCCGCCGCCGAAGCTCTGGCCGAAGAAATGGTCGGGCGTGGCATTCGCTTGGTTTACGGCGGTGCCGACGTGGGCGTCATGGGCGCGGTGGCCAACGCGGTGCTGGCGGCCGGCGGTCAAGTCACCGGCATCATCCCGGAAGCCCTGGTATCCAAAGAAGTGGCTCACCGCAACTTGACCGAGCTGCACGTGACCCGCTCCATGCACGACCGCAAGGCGATGATGGCCGAGCTGGCCGACGCCTTCGTCGCCTTGCCGGGCGGCATCGGCACACTGGAAGAAATTTTCGAAATCTGGACCTGGGCGCAGCTGGGCTTGCACCAAAAGCCGTTCGGTTTGTTGAATGTGGCGGGCTATTACGACAAGCTGATTGCGTTTTTGGATCACGTGGTCGAGGAACGCTTCGTCAAGCCGCCGCACCGACAAGCTTTGCTGGTCGCCAGCGCCGCGGCGCAATTGCTGGACGGCTTCGAAACCTACCATCCCGCCGAGGAGCCACGTTGGATGACTAGTGAACAGATTTGA
- a CDS encoding aminotransferase class V-fold PLP-dependent enzyme produces the protein MSHPEFPLTDELIYLNHAAVAPWPKRTGAEVIRFAEQNCRYGSHYYPQWLEKETQIREQFRHLLNAASADDIALVKNTSEALSFVAYGLDWQTGDNIVSSNEEFPSNRLPWQSLAERGVEFREADLHAAATPEDALFALVDQRTKLLTISSIQFASGLRLDLNRLGAFCKQRGILFCVDAIQSLGAVQFDVLACQADFVMADGHKWLFGPEGLGVFYTTPTARERLHLTQYGWHMMKDTHNYENRPWEMHPTARRFEAGSPNMLCIHALSASLSLLLETGMDKVEALIVERSDYLKAAIDADPALELLSERHPPLKSGIVTFRHRRRDNHAVYRHLQHSGVVCALRGGGIRFSPHFYNNLEQLDRALAIAAATP, from the coding sequence ATGAGCCATCCCGAATTTCCATTGACCGACGAATTGATTTATCTGAACCACGCCGCGGTGGCACCGTGGCCCAAACGTACCGGCGCCGAAGTGATCCGCTTTGCCGAGCAAAATTGCCGTTACGGTTCGCACTATTACCCGCAGTGGCTGGAGAAAGAAACTCAAATTCGCGAGCAATTCCGGCACTTGTTGAACGCGGCCTCGGCCGACGACATCGCCTTGGTCAAAAACACCTCGGAAGCCTTATCCTTCGTGGCCTACGGTTTGGATTGGCAAACCGGCGACAACATCGTCTCCAGCAACGAGGAATTCCCGTCCAACCGCCTGCCCTGGCAATCCTTGGCCGAACGCGGCGTCGAATTTCGCGAAGCCGATTTGCACGCCGCCGCGACGCCGGAAGATGCGTTGTTCGCCCTGGTCGACCAACGCACCAAGCTACTGACCATCAGCTCGATTCAATTCGCCTCCGGTCTGCGCCTGGATTTGAACCGGCTGGGTGCCTTCTGCAAACAGCGCGGCATCCTGTTTTGCGTCGACGCGATCCAGAGTCTGGGCGCGGTGCAATTCGACGTACTCGCCTGCCAGGCCGATTTCGTAATGGCCGACGGCCACAAATGGTTGTTCGGGCCGGAAGGCTTGGGCGTGTTTTATACGACGCCGACGGCGCGCGAGCGTTTGCATTTAACCCAATACGGCTGGCACATGATGAAAGACACTCACAATTATGAAAACCGGCCGTGGGAAATGCACCCGACCGCTCGCCGCTTCGAGGCGGGCAGCCCGAACATGCTGTGCATCCACGCGCTGTCGGCCAGTCTGTCGCTCTTGCTGGAAACCGGCATGGACAAGGTCGAAGCCTTGATCGTGGAGCGCAGCGACTATCTGAAAGCCGCGATCGATGCCGATCCGGCCTTGGAATTATTGTCCGAGCGCCACCCGCCGCTGAAATCCGGCATCGTCACTTTTCGCCATCGCCGCCGCGACAACCACGCCGTGTACCGGCATTTACAGCACTCCGGTGTGGTTTGCGCGTTGCGCGGCGGCGGCATTCGCTTTTCGCCGCACTTTTACAACAATCTGGAGCAACTCGACCGAGCGCTGGCTATCGCCGCCGCGACGCCGTGA
- a CDS encoding ABC transporter transmembrane domain-containing protein yields the protein MAAAPQARRLLPALWPFLRPYRRRVLLAFALLCSGSATLLLVPLAFRDLLDAGFGPTRAQNGLLGPMSLNGHFLLMFGLAALWGLLVAGRYFQVSWLGERISADLRSAVYARVLQQSPQFFETLQTGEVLSRLSGDTTLVQTVVGSSLSMGLRSLLQFTGGMVMLAVTDFHLFALNIGLTALLILPIGLLSRRVRTLSRESQDKLADAAALAGEILNAVPTVQAYTQEAAESGRFGERAEIGFASAIHRTRFRAVLTALVILAVMGAIIFVLWIGARQVRDGAMSGGQLGSFVLYALMVAGAVSTLAEVWGDVMRAAGAAERLLELLHATPAIVSPPQPLRLPQRELAELKFSNVGFAYPSRPQSAALSDIELQINAGESVALVGPSGAGKTTLFQLLLRFYDVERGNIRLNGVDIRDLALTELRRQIAVVAQDAVIFSANALENIRYGRPDAGDDEVIAAAQAAQADEFIRRLPDGYLTFLGERGTRLSGGQRQRIAIARAILKNAPLLLLDEATSALDAESEILVQQGLAAAMVGRTTLIIAHRLATVQQVDRVVVLERGRIVETGSPEALRRQNGLYARLAALQFGL from the coding sequence ATGGCGGCGGCACCGCAAGCACGCCGCTTGTTGCCGGCATTGTGGCCGTTTTTACGGCCTTACCGCCGCCGGGTGTTACTGGCCTTTGCCCTGCTGTGTTCGGGCTCGGCGACCCTGCTGTTGGTGCCGTTGGCGTTTCGCGATTTGCTCGACGCCGGTTTCGGCCCAACCCGAGCGCAAAACGGCCTGCTCGGACCCATGAGTTTAAACGGGCACTTCCTGCTGATGTTCGGCTTGGCGGCCTTGTGGGGACTGTTAGTGGCCGGCCGCTATTTTCAAGTCAGCTGGCTGGGCGAACGGATCAGTGCCGATTTGCGCAGCGCGGTCTACGCCCGGGTTTTGCAGCAATCGCCGCAGTTTTTCGAAACCCTGCAAACCGGCGAAGTGCTGTCGCGCTTGAGCGGCGATACCACGCTGGTGCAAACCGTGGTCGGCAGCTCATTGTCGATGGGCTTGCGCAGCCTGTTGCAGTTTACCGGCGGCATGGTCATGCTGGCCGTGACCGATTTCCATCTGTTCGCCTTGAATATCGGCCTGACGGCGCTGTTGATTCTACCTATCGGCCTGCTTAGCCGCCGGGTCAGAACGCTATCGCGCGAATCGCAGGACAAACTGGCCGATGCCGCGGCATTGGCCGGCGAAATCCTCAATGCCGTTCCTACGGTGCAAGCCTATACCCAGGAAGCCGCTGAAAGCGGGCGTTTCGGCGAGCGCGCCGAAATCGGCTTCGCCAGCGCGATACACCGCACCCGTTTTCGCGCCGTGCTGACCGCGCTGGTCATCCTGGCGGTGATGGGTGCAATCATCTTCGTACTGTGGATAGGCGCCCGCCAAGTGCGCGACGGCGCGATGAGCGGCGGCCAGCTCGGTTCGTTCGTGTTGTACGCCCTGATGGTAGCCGGTGCAGTCAGCACCCTGGCGGAAGTATGGGGAGACGTCATGCGCGCGGCCGGCGCGGCCGAACGCTTGCTGGAACTGCTGCATGCCACGCCGGCCATCGTATCTCCGCCGCAACCTCTCCGGTTACCGCAACGCGAACTAGCCGAACTCAAATTCAGCAACGTCGGCTTCGCCTATCCATCTCGGCCGCAATCGGCGGCACTCAGCGACATCGAGCTACAGATAAACGCCGGCGAAAGCGTGGCGCTAGTCGGCCCGTCCGGCGCCGGCAAAACCACCTTGTTTCAACTGTTGCTGCGCTTTTACGACGTCGAGCGCGGCAACATCCGACTCAACGGCGTCGACATTCGCGATTTGGCCTTGACCGAGTTGCGCCGGCAGATCGCCGTTGTGGCGCAAGACGCGGTGATTTTTTCCGCCAACGCCCTGGAAAATATCCGCTACGGCCGCCCCGACGCCGGCGACGATGAAGTGATCGCCGCCGCGCAAGCCGCCCAAGCGGACGAATTCATCCGCCGTCTGCCGGACGGCTACCTGACTTTTCTCGGCGAGCGCGGCACCCGTTTGTCCGGCGGCCAACGCCAGCGCATCGCCATCGCCCGAGCCATTTTAAAGAATGCACCGCTGTTGCTGCTGGACGAAGCCACCAGCGCCCTGGACGCCGAATCGGAAATCCTGGTGCAACAAGGTCTGGCGGCGGCCATGGTCGGCCGCACCACCTTGATCATCGCTCACCGGCTGGCCACGGTACAGCAAGTGGATCGAGTCGTCGTCCTGGAACGCGGTCGCATCGTCGAAACCGGCAGCCCGGAGGCCCTACGCCGGCAAAACGGCTTGTATGCGCGGCTAGCGGCCTTGCAGTTCGGGTTGTAG
- a CDS encoding MFS transporter translates to MAFGIAHSAFFNLLIFRGVIVLAYQVMATTVGWHIYELTHDALALGLVGLAEVIPYFCCALFAGYAVDHYSRRWFGIFAGLLLALNAAVLVWVAGARLPGNPVWWIYSSIACTGLARAFLGPTYSALFALVLPREAFAKAAGVGSAVFQFGLVVGPALGGVLVAWAGKTAAYGVAAGLALIAGLALLLLRVKQPPPAEAAPIFASIGQGLRFVFNNQIVLGAQCLDMFAVLFGGAVALLPAFIQDVYHYGAEGLGILRAAPAVGAVITGLLLARRPINHHAGRWLLAAVAGFGLCMIAFALVSDFWMGAGLLVLSGSFDGVSVVMRSTIMQLATPDTLRGRVAAINGIFIGSSNELGAFESGLAARWLGLVPSVVFGGAMTLVVVAATAKLAPKLRRLELSDLY, encoded by the coding sequence ATGGCTTTCGGCATCGCCCATTCGGCATTTTTCAATCTGTTGATTTTCCGCGGCGTGATCGTGCTCGCTTATCAAGTGATGGCCACGACGGTAGGCTGGCATATTTACGAATTGACCCACGATGCACTGGCGCTGGGCTTGGTCGGTTTGGCCGAGGTGATTCCATATTTTTGCTGCGCGCTGTTTGCCGGTTATGCGGTCGATCATTATTCGCGGCGCTGGTTCGGGATATTCGCCGGCTTGTTGTTGGCGCTGAATGCGGCAGTCTTGGTGTGGGTGGCCGGGGCTAGACTGCCGGGCAATCCGGTGTGGTGGATATATAGCTCGATTGCTTGCACCGGCCTGGCCCGTGCCTTTTTAGGGCCGACTTACAGTGCGTTGTTCGCGTTGGTGTTGCCGCGCGAAGCCTTCGCCAAAGCGGCCGGCGTCGGCAGCGCGGTGTTTCAATTCGGATTGGTCGTGGGACCGGCGTTGGGCGGGGTGTTGGTGGCCTGGGCCGGCAAAACCGCAGCATACGGCGTTGCTGCCGGCTTGGCGTTGATCGCCGGGTTAGCCTTGTTGCTGCTGCGCGTCAAACAACCGCCGCCGGCCGAGGCGGCTCCTATTTTTGCCAGCATCGGCCAAGGACTGCGTTTCGTATTCAACAACCAAATCGTGCTCGGCGCTCAGTGCTTGGACATGTTTGCAGTGTTGTTCGGCGGTGCGGTGGCTTTGCTGCCGGCTTTTATTCAGGACGTTTATCATTACGGCGCCGAAGGTTTAGGCATTTTACGCGCTGCGCCGGCTGTGGGCGCGGTGATCACCGGCTTGCTACTGGCCCGCCGCCCGATTAACCATCATGCCGGCCGTTGGCTATTGGCAGCGGTAGCCGGCTTCGGCCTGTGCATGATTGCGTTCGCCCTGGTCAGCGATTTCTGGATGGGCGCCGGACTGTTGGTATTGTCCGGCAGTTTCGACGGCGTATCGGTGGTGATGCGTTCCACCATCATGCAGCTGGCTACCCCGGATACGCTACGCGGCCGGGTAGCGGCGATTAACGGCATTTTCATCGGTTCCTCCAACGAGCTGGGCGCGTTCGAGTCCGGTCTGGCTGCCCGTTGGTTGGGGCTGGTGCCGTCGGTGGTGTTCGGCGGAGCGATGACGCTGGTCGTAGTGGCCGCGACGGCCAAGCTGGCGCCGAAATTGCGACGCCTGGAGCTTAGCGATTTGTATTGA
- a CDS encoding metallophosphoesterase family protein → MKILHTSDWHLGHTLKGFEHQCFLDWLLLQLREQDIDALLVTGDIFDNANPSAATQKQLYRLRRSIALRQACKHIGSAPTGC, encoded by the coding sequence ATGAAAATCCTCCATACCTCCGACTGGCATCTAGGCCATACGCTGAAAGGCTTCGAACACCAATGTTTTTTGGATTGGCTGCTGTTGCAGCTACGCGAACAAGACATCGACGCACTGTTGGTAACAGGCGACATTTTTGACAATGCCAACCCTTCCGCCGCCACGCAAAAGCAGTTATACCGGTTGCGGAGGTCGATAGCCTTACGACAAGCATGCAAGCACATTGGCTCAGCGCCAACAGGCTGCTGA
- a CDS encoding P-loop NTPase family protein, which yields MSQWLQAFNAARPAQPAFKPDDLRQHLQRDAAWLSRERDALQQLEQALMQAQTVLAERRWQCEQHLQTRRSLESGETLASQLADLSERLNSLTQRLGDLQMQRRLDDERLQALGRKVGVISHVQEMTERIGIGIEVKRVGSGLSRIKVIGPAASPN from the coding sequence GTGTCGCAATGGTTGCAAGCTTTTAACGCCGCCCGGCCCGCACAGCCTGCTTTTAAGCCCGACGATCTACGCCAACACTTGCAACGGGACGCCGCTTGGTTGAGCCGTGAGCGCGACGCCCTACAGCAGTTGGAGCAGGCACTGATGCAGGCGCAAACCGTGCTGGCCGAACGCCGCTGGCAATGCGAGCAGCATTTGCAGACCCGGCGTTCGCTGGAAAGCGGAGAAACCTTGGCATCGCAGCTGGCCGATCTTTCCGAGCGGCTTAACAGCCTGACGCAACGACTGGGCGATTTGCAAATGCAACGCCGGCTGGACGATGAGCGTTTGCAAGCCCTTGGCCGCAAAGTCGGAGTGATTTCGCACGTGCAGGAAATGACCGAGCGGATCGGAATCGGAATAGAAGTCAAACGAGTGGGCAGCGGTTTAAGCCGTATCAAAGTAATTGGACCGGCGGCGAGTCCTAATTGA
- a CDS encoding sensor histidine kinase: MNTAATHTLENRDARWLLNIAADAMLIVDADGRILLANPAAERLFGYQNDEFTNLLIEDLIPARFRSAHSERRADYARQPESRRMGSGLDLLGLRKDGSEFAADVGISPVGNGQVLATIYDVTARKRLEEEQKRMIHELENVNEELKNFAYVVSHDLKAPLRAIGSLADWIAADQHERLDAEGQEHLRLLIQRVRRLDALIDGVLRYSRVGRIQEAATPVDLDQLLHEVVDSLAPPAHVAVTVSTPLPVLLTERTCMQQLLQNLLSNAIRYLDKAEGRITVGCQEWPDHWQLSVADNGPGIEARHFERIFQLFQTLNPRDRVESTGVGLSIVKKIVEQHGGRVWLESTVGQGSTFYFTIPKHT; this comes from the coding sequence ATGAATACTGCCGCAACGCATACTTTAGAAAACCGCGACGCCCGCTGGCTGCTAAATATCGCCGCCGACGCCATGCTCATCGTAGATGCCGACGGGCGGATTTTACTGGCCAATCCGGCGGCCGAACGCCTATTCGGATACCAAAACGACGAATTTACAAACCTGCTGATCGAAGATTTGATTCCGGCCCGTTTCCGTAGCGCTCATAGCGAACGGCGCGCCGATTACGCCCGGCAGCCGGAGTCGCGCCGGATGGGCAGCGGTCTGGATTTGTTAGGCTTGCGCAAGGACGGCAGCGAGTTTGCCGCCGACGTCGGCATCAGTCCGGTAGGCAACGGCCAAGTATTGGCTACTATTTACGACGTAACCGCCCGCAAACGCCTGGAAGAAGAGCAAAAGCGCATGATCCACGAGCTGGAAAACGTCAACGAAGAACTAAAAAACTTTGCCTACGTGGTCTCGCACGATTTGAAAGCGCCGTTGCGCGCCATCGGCTCTCTGGCGGACTGGATCGCCGCCGACCAGCACGAACGGCTGGACGCCGAAGGCCAGGAACACCTGCGCTTGCTGATACAGCGGGTCCGCCGTCTGGATGCGTTGATCGACGGCGTATTGCGTTATTCCAGAGTCGGCAGGATTCAGGAAGCGGCCACCCCGGTCGACCTAGACCAATTGCTACACGAAGTCGTCGATTCGCTGGCGCCCCCGGCGCACGTGGCGGTGACGGTCAGCACGCCGCTGCCCGTGCTGCTGACCGAGCGCACCTGCATGCAACAGCTCCTACAAAACCTGCTCTCCAATGCGATTCGCTATCTGGATAAAGCCGAAGGCCGCATAACGGTCGGCTGCCAGGAATGGCCCGACCACTGGCAGCTGAGTGTGGCCGATAACGGTCCCGGTATCGAAGCCCGCCATTTCGAACGCATCTTTCAATTGTTTCAGACCTTGAATCCGCGCGACCGGGTCGAGAGCACCGGGGTGGGGCTGTCCATCGTCAAGAAAATCGTCGAGCAACACGGCGGCCGAGTCTGGCTGGAATCCACGGTCGGCCAAGGCAGTACCTTTTATTTCACGATACCGAAACACACTTAG
- a CDS encoding response regulator — translation MRIKNNPILLIEDDSVDAMTVKRALKELRVTNPLQWKENGEEGLAYLQQPGHEQPCLILLDLNMPVMNGIEFLQNFKSLPELRRIPVIALTTSDEQEDKVESFELGVAGYMRKPVEYQQFVEIIRTIDAYWTISESPL, via the coding sequence ATGAGAATCAAGAACAATCCTATCCTGCTGATAGAAGACGACAGCGTAGACGCGATGACGGTCAAACGCGCGCTAAAGGAGTTGCGCGTAACCAATCCTTTGCAATGGAAGGAAAACGGCGAAGAAGGTTTGGCTTATTTACAGCAGCCCGGCCACGAGCAACCGTGCCTGATCCTGCTCGATCTCAATATGCCGGTCATGAATGGCATCGAGTTTTTGCAAAACTTCAAAAGTTTGCCGGAATTGCGGCGCATCCCGGTAATTGCCTTGACAACCTCGGACGAACAGGAGGACAAGGTGGAGAGTTTTGAATTAGGCGTGGCGGGCTACATGCGTAAACCGGTGGAATATCAACAATTCGTCGAAATCATCCGTACCATAGACGCCTATTGGACCATCAGCGAGTCGCCGTTATGA